The Tenrec ecaudatus isolate mTenEca1 chromosome 7, mTenEca1.hap1, whole genome shotgun sequence genome window below encodes:
- the LOC142452919 gene encoding cysteine-rich secretory protein 2-like: MALFPVMLFLATVLLPPLPAEGKDPAFAALLTTQSSIQKEIVNKHNELRRGVSPPASNMLKMEWSRDAMANAQKWANKCTLQHSHPDDRKTNTKCGENLYMSSDPTSWTTAIQSWFAESEDFTYNVGPRTPNAVVGHYTQVVWYSSYRVGCGIAFCPNQDHLKYFYVCQYCPTGNNVILKATPYKQGTPCASCPGNCENGLCTNSCEYEDALSNCEDLKKKAGCKHELLLEKCQATCKCEDKIY; the protein is encoded by the exons ATGGCTCTGTTCCCAGTGATGTTGTTTCTGGCTACTGTTTTGCTTCCACCTTTACCTGCTGAAGGAAAG gATCCAGCTTTTGCTGCTCTGTTAACCACCCAATCATCAATCCAAAAGGAAATTGTAAATAAACACAATGAACTAAGGAGGGGCGTCTCTCCACCTGCCAGCAACATGCTGAAGATG GAATGGAGCAGAGATGCAATGGCAAATGCTCAAAAGTGGGCCAACAAGTGCACCCTACAACACAGTCATCCAGATGATCGGAAAACTA ATACAAAATGTGGAGAAAATCTCTATATGTCATCTGACCCTACATCCTGGACAACTGCAATCCAAAGTTGGTTTGCTGAGAGTGAAGATTTTACTTATAATGTAGGTCCAAGGACTCCCAATGCAGTTGTTGGACATTATACTCAG GTTGTGTGGTACTCCTCTTACCGTGTTGGGTGTGGAATTGCCTTCTGTCCCAATCAAGACCATCTTAAATACTTCTATGTTTGCCAATATTGTCCCAC TGGTAATAATGTCATCCTAAAGGCAACTCCTTACAAACAAGGAACACCTTGCGCCAGCTGCCCCGGGAACTGTGAGAATGGACTGTGCA CCAATAGCTGTGAGTATGAAGATGCCCTTAGTAACTGTGAGGACTTGAAGAAGAAAGCTGGCTGCAAACATGAGTTGCTCCTGGAAAAATGCCAGGCTACTTGTAAATGTGAAGACAAAATTTACTGA